One Jannaschia sp. GRR-S6-38 genomic window carries:
- the folK gene encoding 2-amino-4-hydroxy-6-hydroxymethyldihydropteridine diphosphokinase has protein sequence MQSLARALARLGGVRRLSRPWRSPAWPPGSGPDFVNAAALVAGPADPQAMLARLHGVEARAGRVRDRRWGPRVLDLDLLASGGLVRPDPWAQRAWAELAPAAQARVAPDRLILPHPRLADRGFVLAPLAEIAPRWRHPVTGRSVAAMWAALPLERRAGLRPMVWR, from the coding sequence ATGCAGAGCCTCGCGCGGGCGCTCGCGCGGCTGGGCGGCGTCCGGCGGCTGTCGCGGCCCTGGCGCAGCCCGGCCTGGCCGCCCGGATCGGGGCCGGATTTCGTCAACGCCGCGGCATTGGTCGCCGGGCCGGCCGATCCGCAGGCGATGCTGGCGCGGCTGCATGGCGTGGAGGCCCGCGCCGGGCGGGTGCGCGACCGGCGTTGGGGGCCGCGCGTGCTGGATCTGGACCTGCTGGCGAGCGGCGGCCTCGTGCGGCCCGACCCTTGGGCGCAGCGGGCCTGGGCGGAGCTCGCGCCCGCCGCACAGGCGCGCGTCGCGCCGGACCGGCTGATCCTGCCGCATCCCCGGCTGGCCGATCGCGGCTTCGTGCTGGCGCCCCTGGCCGAGATCGCGCCCCGCTGGCGCCACCCGGTGACGGGCCGCAGCGTCGCCGCGATGTGGGCCGCGCTGCCGCTGGAGCGGCGGGCGGGGCTCCGCCCGATGGTCTGGAGATGA
- a CDS encoding LabA-like NYN domain-containing protein codes for MFYKDERLALFIDGSNLYAAARALSFDIDYRLLRQEFVRRGKLLRAFYYTALLENEEYSPIRPLVDWLQYNGFMLVTKPAKEFTDAQGRRKVKGNMDIELTVDALETAEHVDHIVLFSGDGDFRPLVEALQRKGVRVSICSTLRSQPPMIADELRRQADNFIELDDLREVIGRPPREPRPEAD; via the coding sequence ATGTTTTATAAGGATGAGCGCCTGGCGCTCTTCATTGACGGCTCCAACCTCTACGCCGCGGCGCGCGCGCTCTCCTTCGACATCGACTACCGGCTCCTGCGGCAGGAGTTCGTCCGCCGCGGCAAGCTGCTGCGCGCCTTCTACTACACGGCCCTGCTGGAGAACGAGGAATACTCGCCCATCCGCCCGCTGGTGGACTGGCTGCAATATAACGGCTTCATGCTCGTCACGAAGCCCGCCAAGGAGTTCACCGACGCGCAGGGCCGCCGCAAGGTGAAGGGCAACATGGATATCGAGCTGACGGTCGACGCGCTCGAAACCGCCGAGCATGTCGACCATATCGTGCTCTTCTCGGGCGACGGGGATTTCCGCCCGCTGGTCGAGGCCCTGCAACGCAAGGGCGTGCGCGTCTCGATCTGCTCGACCCTGCGCAGCCAGCCGCCGATGATCGCCGACGAGCTGCGACGACAGGCCGACAATTTCATCGAGCTCGACGACCTACGCGAGGTCATCGGCCGCCCCCCGCGCGAGCCGCGGCCCGAGGCCGACTAG
- a CDS encoding trimeric intracellular cation channel family protein: MTLLLALDLAAALVFAVTGALVAARAQLDPIGFIFVACLTAVGGGTVRDLLLGREPVFWIADPAPVAVAGTAAIAVFFTHHLVASRLAVIVWLDAVALSVAVAAGVGVAYGLDLPVWTQLVMGIVTGCFGGLMRDVVCNEVPLVLKAGELYVTAALAGGAAAVLARELVGPGALALGACMLVTFALRAGSVRFGWRLPGWRERPPKPR, from the coding sequence GTGACCCTGCTGCTGGCTCTCGATCTGGCGGCGGCGCTGGTCTTCGCGGTCACGGGCGCGCTGGTGGCGGCGCGCGCGCAGCTCGACCCGATCGGCTTCATCTTCGTGGCCTGCCTGACCGCGGTGGGCGGCGGCACGGTGCGCGACCTGCTCCTGGGGCGCGAGCCGGTCTTCTGGATCGCCGATCCCGCGCCCGTCGCGGTGGCCGGAACGGCGGCGATCGCCGTCTTCTTCACCCATCATCTGGTGGCGTCGCGGCTGGCGGTGATCGTCTGGCTGGATGCGGTGGCGCTGTCGGTCGCGGTGGCGGCGGGCGTCGGGGTGGCCTACGGGCTGGACCTGCCGGTCTGGACGCAGCTGGTGATGGGGATCGTGACGGGATGCTTCGGCGGGCTGATGCGCGACGTGGTCTGCAACGAGGTGCCGCTGGTGCTGAAGGCGGGCGAACTCTACGTGACCGCGGCCCTGGCCGGGGGCGCGGCGGCGGTCCTGGCGCGCGAACTGGTCGGGCCAGGGGCCCTGGCGCTGGGTGCCTGCATGCTGGTGACCTTCGCGCTGCGCGCGGGCTCGGTCCGCTTCGGCTGGCGGCTGCCGGGCTGGCGCGAACGACCGCCCAAGCCGCGCTAG
- the rnhA gene encoding ribonuclease HI, translating to MAELFAYTDGACSGNPGPGGWGVLLIAREGDAVVKERALKGGEAETTNNRMELLAAIHALEALGRSSKLTVVTDSAYVKGGITGWLHGWKRNGWKTSTRKPVKNEDLWRRLDEAAARHDVTWEWVKGHAGHPENERADELARAGMAPFKDKRA from the coding sequence ATGGCTGAACTCTTCGCCTATACGGACGGGGCCTGCTCGGGCAATCCGGGGCCGGGCGGCTGGGGCGTGCTGCTGATCGCGCGCGAGGGCGACGCCGTCGTCAAGGAGCGCGCGCTCAAGGGCGGCGAGGCCGAGACCACCAACAACCGGATGGAGCTTCTGGCCGCGATCCACGCGCTCGAGGCGCTGGGCCGATCCTCCAAGCTGACCGTCGTGACCGACAGCGCCTATGTGAAGGGCGGCATCACCGGCTGGCTGCACGGCTGGAAGCGAAACGGCTGGAAGACCTCGACCCGCAAGCCGGTGAAGAACGAGGATCTCTGGCGCCGGCTGGACGAGGCCGCGGCGCGTCACGACGTGACCTGGGAATGGGTCAAGGGCCATGCCGGCCACCCTGAGAACGAGCGCGCCGACGAGCTGGCGCGGGCGGGCATGGCGCCCTTCAAGGACAAGCGCGCGTGA
- a CDS encoding class I SAM-dependent methyltransferase: protein MTDDRTRAVYDSKAADYAARFDSEIPQDLRDFAARLPAGGKVLDLGSGPGGMAGWLAGQGFVVEAWDASTEMVALAARHPGVTARQAVFSDLEARRVYDGIWASFSLLHAPRADLPGLIDRIARALRPGGTAYVAMKLGTGETRDALGRFYSYVSEAELRDWLEQAGLTVDATRTGHAKGLAGTDDPFVTVFAHG, encoded by the coding sequence GTGACCGACGACCGCACGCGCGCCGTCTACGACTCGAAGGCCGCCGACTACGCCGCGCGGTTCGACTCCGAGATCCCGCAGGACCTGCGTGACTTCGCCGCCCGCCTCCCCGCGGGGGGCAAGGTTCTCGACCTGGGCAGCGGACCCGGCGGCATGGCCGGCTGGCTGGCCGGGCAGGGCTTTGTGGTCGAAGCCTGGGACGCCTCGACCGAGATGGTGGCGCTGGCCGCGCGCCATCCGGGCGTCACGGCGCGGCAGGCGGTGTTCTCCGACCTGGAGGCCCGCAGGGTCTATGATGGAATCTGGGCCAGCTTCTCGCTTCTGCACGCCCCGCGCGCCGATCTGCCCGGCCTGATCGACCGCATCGCCCGCGCGCTGCGGCCGGGCGGGACGGCCTATGTCGCGATGAAGCTCGGCACCGGCGAGACGCGTGACGCGCTGGGCCGCTTCTACAGCTACGTGAGCGAGGCGGAGCTTCGCGACTGGCTGGAACAGGCGGGGCTGACGGTGGACGCGACGCGCACCGGCCACGCGAAGGGCCTGGCCGGGACCGACGATCCTTTCGTCACGGTCTTCGCGCATGGCTGA
- a CDS encoding DUF3429 domain-containing protein: MLDARIPRSALILGLAGLLPFAWGVATLWFPQLALQTVALIGPRFIGPYVGLFYGAVILSFMSGVLWGFATKAEGQVAATGYALSVLPALWVFFTTGGGDQAAAIALMAGFVGLLGLDWLFWNQGLAPAWWMKLRLILTAGVVACLLPVAL; encoded by the coding sequence ATGCTAGACGCGCGCATCCCCCGTTCCGCCCTGATCCTCGGCCTCGCCGGCCTGCTGCCCTTTGCCTGGGGCGTCGCCACACTGTGGTTCCCGCAGCTGGCGCTGCAGACCGTCGCGCTGATCGGGCCGCGCTTCATCGGGCCCTATGTGGGGCTGTTCTACGGCGCGGTGATCCTGAGCTTCATGTCCGGCGTCCTGTGGGGATTCGCAACCAAGGCCGAGGGGCAGGTGGCGGCCACGGGCTACGCGCTGTCGGTCCTGCCGGCGCTTTGGGTCTTCTTCACCACCGGGGGCGGGGACCAGGCGGCGGCGATCGCGCTGATGGCGGGGTTCGTGGGCTTGCTGGGGCTGGACTGGCTGTTCTGGAACCAGGGGCTGGCGCCCGCGTGGTGGATGAAGCTGCGCCTGATCCTGACGGCGGGCGTCGTGGCCTGCTTGCTGCCGGTGGCGCTGTGA
- a CDS encoding LysE family translocator, producing the protein MISAQFLLTAFVVCAAPGTGVVYTLAMGLGRGRRAALAAALGCTFGIVPALLAAMLGLAAVLHASALLFNIVKLAGVAYLLWMAWGALQQTGALAVRADRGTGSLTRVAWRGTVINVLNPKLSIFFLALLPPFLSGNPASATFEMAALGAVFMAITFGLFALYGLFAGALRDRVLGSERAVAWLNRAFAAVFAALAGRLALERA; encoded by the coding sequence ATGATCTCCGCCCAGTTCCTCCTCACCGCCTTCGTCGTCTGCGCCGCTCCCGGCACGGGCGTGGTCTACACGCTTGCGATGGGGCTGGGCCGGGGCAGGCGGGCCGCGCTGGCCGCGGCGCTGGGCTGCACCTTCGGCATCGTGCCCGCGCTGCTTGCGGCGATGCTGGGTCTGGCGGCGGTGCTGCACGCCTCGGCGCTTCTGTTCAACATCGTGAAGCTCGCGGGCGTGGCCTATCTTCTGTGGATGGCCTGGGGTGCGCTGCAGCAAACCGGCGCGCTGGCGGTCCGGGCGGATCGCGGCACCGGCTCGCTGACGCGGGTCGCCTGGCGCGGCACGGTCATCAACGTGCTCAACCCGAAGCTGTCGATCTTCTTCCTGGCGCTGCTGCCGCCCTTCCTGTCGGGCAATCCGGCCAGTGCGACCTTCGAGATGGCGGCGCTGGGCGCGGTGTTCATGGCGATCACCTTCGGGCTCTTCGCGCTCTACGGGCTGTTCGCGGGCGCGCTGCGCGACCGGGTGCTGGGCTCCGAGCGGGCGGTGGCCTGGCTCAACCGCGCCTTCGCCGCGGTCTTCGCCGCGCTGGCCGGTCGGCTGGCGCTGGAACGCGCCTGA
- a CDS encoding pyridoxamine 5'-phosphate oxidase family protein, translated as MTPFDPDRVLALPLVANLATVTADGAPRNAPVWFAWEAGVMWMLGAEDGASVRRLARDPRCAVEVVEYDNEAGVMRHVGLRGTATVEPMDPALFRRLLARYLGPEAGWNPWFITEVARIEDPAGCLIRLAPESVFTNDVSFFRTGPALA; from the coding sequence GTGACGCCCTTCGATCCGGACCGCGTTCTGGCGCTGCCGCTGGTGGCGAACCTGGCGACGGTCACCGCGGATGGCGCGCCGCGCAACGCGCCCGTCTGGTTCGCCTGGGAGGCGGGGGTGATGTGGATGCTGGGCGCGGAAGACGGCGCCTCGGTCCGGCGCCTGGCGCGCGATCCGCGCTGCGCGGTCGAGGTTGTGGAATATGACAACGAAGCGGGCGTCATGCGCCATGTCGGGCTGCGCGGCACGGCCACGGTCGAGCCCATGGACCCGGCCCTCTTCCGCCGCCTGCTGGCCCGCTATCTCGGACCGGAGGCCGGCTGGAACCCCTGGTTCATCACCGAGGTCGCGCGGATCGAGGATCCGGCCGGCTGCCTGATCCGCCTCGCGCCCGAGAGCGTCTTCACCAACGACGTTTCCTTCTTCCGGACCGGGCCCGCGCTGGCCTGA
- the ispH gene encoding 4-hydroxy-3-methylbut-2-enyl diphosphate reductase yields MTKPPLTLHLAAPRGFCAGVDRAIKIVEMALQKWGAPVYVRHEIVHNAFVVDGLRAKGAVFVEELDECPPDRPVIFSAHGVPKSVPAEARAREMVFVDATCPLVSKVHIEAARHHEAGLQVVMIGHEGHPETVGTMGQLPEGEVLLAETVADVAALRPRDPDRLAFITQTTLSVDDTADIVAALMARFPAIVGPHKEDICYATTNRQEAVRAMAPDCDAILVVGAPNSSNSRRLVEVGMKAGCPYAQLVQRASEIDWRALDGAGSVGITAGASAPEVLIEEVIDAFRDRFEITVKPVVTAEENVEFKVPRVLREPA; encoded by the coding sequence ATGACCAAGCCGCCCCTGACCCTCCACCTCGCCGCGCCGCGCGGCTTCTGCGCGGGCGTGGACCGGGCGATCAAGATCGTCGAGATGGCGCTGCAGAAATGGGGCGCCCCGGTCTATGTGCGCCACGAAATCGTGCACAACGCCTTCGTCGTCGACGGGCTGCGCGCCAAGGGGGCCGTCTTCGTCGAGGAACTGGACGAATGCCCGCCCGACCGCCCGGTGATCTTCAGCGCGCATGGCGTGCCGAAATCGGTGCCGGCTGAGGCGCGGGCGCGCGAGATGGTCTTCGTCGACGCGACCTGTCCGCTGGTCTCCAAGGTCCATATCGAGGCCGCGCGCCACCACGAGGCGGGGCTGCAGGTGGTCATGATTGGCCATGAAGGCCACCCGGAGACGGTGGGAACGATGGGCCAGTTGCCCGAAGGCGAGGTCCTGCTGGCCGAGACCGTGGCCGATGTCGCGGCGCTCAGGCCCCGCGATCCCGACCGGCTGGCCTTCATCACGCAGACGACGCTCTCGGTGGACGACACCGCCGATATCGTCGCCGCGCTGATGGCGCGCTTCCCGGCGATCGTCGGACCGCACAAGGAAGACATTTGCTACGCCACCACCAACCGGCAGGAGGCGGTGAGGGCGATGGCGCCGGATTGCGACGCGATCCTGGTGGTGGGCGCGCCCAATTCGTCCAATTCCCGGCGGCTGGTCGAGGTCGGGATGAAGGCCGGCTGCCCCTATGCCCAGCTCGTGCAGCGCGCCTCCGAGATCGACTGGCGTGCGCTCGACGGCGCGGGATCGGTCGGGATCACCGCCGGGGCCTCGGCCCCCGAGGTGCTGATCGAGGAGGTGATCGACGCCTTCCGCGACCGCTTCGAGATCACGGTGAAACCGGTCGTCACCGCCGAGGAGAACGTGGAGTTCAAGGTCCCCCGCGTGTTGCGCGAGCCGGCGTGA
- a CDS encoding c-type cytochrome has protein sequence MRRLLLTSLLLATALLGWLVWPVAAGDGAAPLLRHEDPRTVALGRAVYDAQCAACHGADLAGQPDWRQRGPDGLLPAPPHDASGHTWHHPSEMLIALTKAGPAAMVGGGYESAMPGFGEVLSDAEIAAALAYIKSTWPPEIVAAHDEIDARHAAGRP, from the coding sequence ATGCGCCGCCTTCTGCTGACCAGCCTGCTCCTCGCGACAGCCCTCCTCGGCTGGCTGGTCTGGCCGGTCGCCGCCGGGGATGGCGCGGCGCCGCTGCTGCGCCACGAGGACCCGCGGACCGTTGCGCTGGGCCGGGCGGTCTATGACGCGCAATGCGCGGCCTGCCACGGGGCCGATCTGGCGGGCCAGCCCGACTGGCGGCAGCGCGGGCCGGACGGCCTCCTGCCCGCCCCGCCGCATGACGCGTCGGGCCATACCTGGCACCACCCGTCCGAGATGCTGATCGCGCTGACGAAGGCGGGGCCCGCCGCGATGGTCGGCGGCGGCTACGAGAGCGCGATGCCGGGCTTCGGCGAGGTGCTGAGCGATGCCGAGATCGCCGCCGCGTTGGCCTATATCAAATCGACCTGGCCGCCCGAGATCGTCGCCGCCCATGACGAGATCGACGCGCGGCACGCGGCCGGCCGGCCCTAG
- a CDS encoding GMC family oxidoreductase, producing MEYDIVIVGAGTAGCLLANRLSADPATRVLLLEAGGRDSYPWIHVPAGYLYTMGNPRTDWCLRTEPIPGLAGRALNYPRGRVLGGCSSINGMIYMRGQAADWDGWAQMGHRGWGWADMLPHFKRHEAHVDGGDDLHGATGELRVDRQRLHWPILDAVRDAMVAQGVPETRDFNRGDNEGVGYYQVTQRGGRRLSAAGAFLRPARRRPNLTVSVGAQVARIVIEGGAARGVDLVDGTRIAARRVILSAGAIGSPHLLELSGVGDGARLQRLGIPVVHDLPDVGDHMQDHLQMRPVFRVRNAVTLNDRAATLWGKVRIGLEYALRRTGPLSMAPSQLGAFIRSGEHVATPDLQYHFQPLSLEQFGGDLDPFPAVTASVCNLRPASRGAVHAVSPDPGVPPAIQPNYLSEESDRITAMRAMEKTRALFRAAPLAPHAPEEVRPGEAHTQREALIAEVARNASSIFHPVGTCGMGRVVDDRLQVKGVAGLHVVDASVMPTIVSGNTNAPVLAIAEKAAGLIAP from the coding sequence ATGGAATACGACATCGTCATCGTCGGCGCGGGGACCGCGGGCTGCCTGCTCGCCAACCGGCTGAGCGCCGACCCGGCCACGCGCGTCCTGCTACTCGAGGCGGGCGGGCGCGACAGCTATCCCTGGATCCACGTCCCCGCGGGGTATCTCTACACGATGGGCAACCCGCGCACCGACTGGTGCCTGCGGACCGAGCCGATCCCCGGCCTTGCGGGCCGCGCGCTGAATTATCCGCGCGGCCGCGTGCTGGGCGGCTGCAGCAGCATCAACGGCATGATCTACATGCGCGGGCAGGCCGCCGATTGGGACGGCTGGGCACAGATGGGCCATCGTGGCTGGGGCTGGGCGGACATGCTGCCGCATTTCAAGCGCCACGAGGCCCATGTCGACGGCGGCGACGACCTGCATGGCGCGACGGGCGAATTGCGGGTGGACCGCCAGCGGCTGCACTGGCCGATCCTCGACGCGGTGCGCGACGCGATGGTGGCCCAAGGCGTGCCCGAGACGCGCGACTTCAACCGCGGCGACAACGAGGGCGTGGGTTACTACCAGGTGACGCAGCGCGGCGGGCGGCGTCTGTCGGCGGCCGGCGCGTTCCTGAGGCCCGCGCGGCGGCGGCCGAACCTGACCGTCTCGGTGGGCGCGCAGGTGGCGCGGATCGTGATCGAGGGCGGCGCGGCGCGGGGCGTGGACCTGGTGGACGGCACGCGGATCGCGGCGCGCCGCGTGATCCTGTCGGCCGGCGCCATCGGCTCGCCGCATCTGCTGGAGTTGTCTGGCGTCGGAGACGGCGCGCGGCTGCAGCGCCTCGGGATCCCGGTGGTGCACGACCTGCCGGATGTCGGCGATCACATGCAGGATCACCTGCAGATGCGGCCCGTCTTCCGCGTCCGGAACGCGGTGACGCTGAACGACCGGGCGGCGACGCTCTGGGGCAAGGTCCGGATCGGGCTGGAATACGCGCTGCGGCGGACCGGGCCGCTATCGATGGCGCCGAGCCAGCTGGGCGCGTTCATCCGGTCGGGCGAGCATGTCGCGACGCCGGATCTGCAGTACCATTTCCAACCGCTCAGCCTCGAGCAATTCGGCGGCGATCTGGACCCGTTCCCGGCGGTGACGGCCAGCGTCTGCAACCTGCGGCCCGCCTCGCGCGGGGCGGTCCATGCGGTCAGCCCGGACCCCGGCGTCCCGCCCGCGATCCAGCCGAATTACCTCTCCGAGGAATCCGACCGCATCACCGCGATGCGTGCGATGGAAAAGACCCGCGCGTTGTTCCGCGCCGCGCCGCTGGCCCCCCACGCGCCCGAGGAAGTGCGGCCGGGCGAGGCGCATACCCAGCGCGAGGCGCTCATCGCCGAGGTGGCGCGCAACGCGTCCAGCATCTTCCACCCGGTCGGCACCTGCGGGATGGGCCGGGTGGTGGACGACCGCCTGCAGGTGAAGGGCGTCGCGGGGCTGCACGTGGTCGATGCGAGCGTGATGCCGACGATCGTGTCCGGCAACACCAACGCGCCCGTCCTGGCCATCGCCGAGAAGGCCGCGGGGCTGATCGCGCCCTAG
- the fmt gene encoding methionyl-tRNA formyltransferase, translating into MRVIFMGTPDFAVPILDALAEAHEVVAVYTQPPRPAGRGKKDRPSPVQARAEALGLEVRHPKSLKDAARQAEFAALEADVAVVAAYGLLLPQAVLDAPRLGCINVHASLLPRWRGAAPIHRAVMAGDARTGICIMQMEAGLDTGPVLLREATDIAPTDTTGDLHDRLSQMGARLTLDALRGLESLSPVPQPADGVTYAAKIDKSEAAIDWGWEAGTLLRQINGLSPFPGAFVTRDGQRLKLLRAGPSDADAEPGRLADAPGLVVGARGGAIALLELQPAGKAPMSGEAFRNGARLAPGDPLGD; encoded by the coding sequence ATGCGCGTGATCTTCATGGGCACGCCCGACTTCGCGGTCCCCATCCTCGACGCGCTGGCCGAGGCGCATGAGGTCGTCGCGGTCTACACCCAACCGCCCCGCCCCGCGGGCCGCGGCAAGAAGGACCGGCCGAGCCCCGTGCAGGCCCGCGCCGAGGCGCTGGGGCTGGAGGTGCGGCACCCGAAATCGCTGAAGGACGCGGCCCGGCAGGCCGAATTCGCCGCGCTGGAGGCGGACGTGGCCGTGGTCGCCGCCTACGGGCTGCTCCTGCCGCAGGCCGTGCTCGACGCGCCGCGGCTGGGCTGCATCAACGTCCATGCCTCGCTGCTGCCGCGCTGGCGCGGCGCCGCGCCGATCCACCGGGCGGTGATGGCGGGGGACGCGCGCACCGGCATCTGCATCATGCAGATGGAGGCCGGGCTCGACACCGGCCCGGTCCTTTTGCGCGAGGCGACCGATATCGCGCCCACCGACACCACGGGGGACCTGCATGACCGTCTGTCGCAGATGGGCGCGCGGCTGACGCTGGACGCGCTGCGCGGCCTCGAAAGCCTGTCGCCCGTGCCGCAGCCCGCCGATGGCGTGACCTATGCCGCCAAGATCGACAAGTCCGAGGCCGCGATCGACTGGGGCTGGGAGGCGGGCACGTTGCTGCGCCAGATCAACGGGCTGTCGCCCTTTCCCGGCGCTTTCGTGACCCGCGACGGTCAGCGGCTGAAGCTGCTGCGCGCCGGACCCTCCGATGCGGATGCGGAGCCCGGCCGCCTGGCCGATGCGCCGGGGCTCGTCGTCGGCGCGCGCGGCGGCGCCATCGCGCTTCTCGAGTTGCAACCGGCCGGCAAGGCGCCGATGTCCGGCGAGGCCTTCCGCAACGGCGCGCGCCTCGCCCCCGGCGATCCATTGGGAGATTGA
- the def gene encoding peptide deformylase, with amino-acid sequence MTAPFLPWPDKRLRTSAAPVGQVDDAVRAIWQQMLDAMYAMPGVGLAAPQIGVMKRLAVVDAGEGPIRLADPILLHASTEFRETEEASPNLPGVSAKIRRPRAVTVTFLDETGIRVRRDFAKLEAVSVQHQLDHLEGRMYFDRLSKLKRDMLLRKAAKCA; translated from the coding sequence GTGACCGCGCCCTTCCTGCCCTGGCCCGACAAGCGGCTGCGAACGTCCGCCGCGCCGGTGGGCCAAGTCGATGACGCGGTGCGCGCGATCTGGCAGCAAATGCTCGACGCGATGTACGCGATGCCCGGCGTGGGCCTTGCCGCGCCGCAGATCGGGGTGATGAAGCGGCTGGCGGTGGTCGATGCGGGCGAGGGGCCGATCCGGCTGGCCGACCCGATCCTGCTGCACGCCTCGACCGAGTTCCGCGAGACCGAGGAGGCCTCGCCCAACCTGCCCGGCGTCTCTGCCAAGATCCGGCGGCCCAGGGCGGTGACGGTTACGTTTCTCGACGAAACCGGCATCCGGGTCCGCCGCGATTTCGCGAAACTGGAGGCGGTGAGCGTCCAGCACCAGCTCGACCACCTGGAGGGGCGGATGTATTTCGACCGGCTGTCGAAGCTGAAGCGCGACATGCTGCTCCGGAAGGCCGCGAAATGCGCGTGA
- the def gene encoding peptide deformylase, which produces MILPILLHPDPVLRVPCTPVTGDATALARDMLDTMYAAPGRGLAGPQVGVTERIFVMDASWKEGLPDPRVFLNPAILRRSRDRQVNEEGCLSIPGVPRRVARPAEITLEFDAPGGRRHEAFAGFAAACICHEMDHLDGVLILDHPEAA; this is translated from the coding sequence ATGATCCTGCCGATCCTCCTCCATCCCGACCCGGTCCTGCGCGTGCCCTGCACGCCGGTCACCGGCGACGCGACGGCGCTCGCGCGCGACATGCTCGACACGATGTATGCCGCCCCGGGCCGGGGGCTGGCGGGGCCGCAGGTCGGGGTGACCGAGCGGATTTTCGTGATGGACGCGTCCTGGAAAGAGGGGCTGCCGGACCCGCGGGTCTTCCTGAACCCCGCGATCCTGCGGCGGTCGCGCGACCGGCAGGTGAACGAGGAAGGCTGCCTGTCGATCCCGGGCGTGCCTCGCCGCGTGGCGCGCCCCGCCGAGATCACGCTCGAATTCGACGCGCCCGGCGGCCGTCGCCACGAGGCCTTCGCGGGCTTCGCCGCCGCATGCATCTGCCACGAGATGGACCATCTCGATGGCGTGCTGATCCTCGACCACCCGGAGGCCGCGTGA
- the def gene encoding peptide deformylase has translation MKRQILIHPDPRLKQVARPVADLNDELRALADDMLETMYDAPGIGLAAPQVAQGVRLIALDCVKEEGEAPRPLIMFNPEITAASDELSTYEEGCLSIPDQYGEVTRPAEVTVRWIDRDGRERSEDMAGLWATCVQHEIDHLDGKLFIDHLKPLRRQMITRKMQKLKRELARG, from the coding sequence GTGAAACGCCAGATCCTCATCCACCCCGATCCGCGGCTCAAGCAGGTCGCCCGTCCCGTGGCCGACCTGAACGACGAGCTGCGCGCGCTGGCCGACGATATGCTGGAGACGATGTATGACGCGCCGGGCATCGGCCTGGCTGCGCCGCAGGTGGCGCAGGGCGTGCGCCTGATCGCGCTGGATTGCGTCAAGGAGGAGGGCGAGGCCCCGCGCCCGCTGATCATGTTCAACCCCGAGATCACGGCGGCGAGCGACGAGCTGAGCACCTACGAGGAGGGCTGCCTCTCGATCCCGGACCAGTATGGCGAGGTCACGCGCCCGGCCGAGGTCACGGTCCGCTGGATCGACCGCGACGGGCGCGAGCGCTCCGAGGACATGGCCGGGCTCTGGGCGACCTGCGTGCAGCACGAGATCGACCATCTCGACGGCAAGCTCTTCATCGACCACCTGAAGCCGCTGCGCCGGCAGATGATCACCCGCAAGATGCAGAAGCTGAAGCGCGAGCTGGCGCGTGGCTGA